Proteins encoded together in one Gemmatimonadaceae bacterium window:
- a CDS encoding PadR family transcriptional regulator, with product MTRGLDLLQGTLDLIVLKSLSWGPMHGFGLARWIQHTTEDLLQVEEGSLYPALYRMENKGWIKAQWALTENGRRAKYYRLTASGRRQLDAESESWAQLTGAIGKIMAARREPA from the coding sequence ATGACGCGCGGCCTCGACCTCCTTCAAGGCACCCTCGATCTCATCGTCCTCAAGTCGCTTTCCTGGGGACCGATGCACGGCTTCGGACTCGCGCGATGGATTCAGCACACGACCGAGGACCTTCTCCAGGTCGAGGAAGGGTCGCTGTATCCGGCGCTCTATCGCATGGAGAACAAGGGCTGGATCAAGGCGCAGTGGGCGCTCACCGAGAACGGGCGTCGCGCGAAGTATTATCGACTCACGGCGAGCGGACGGCGCCAGCTCGATGCGGAGTCGGAATCGTGGGCCCAGCTCACCGGCGCGATCGGAAAGATCATGGCCGCGCGGCGAGAGCCGGCGTGA